In Allocoprobacillus halotolerans, a genomic segment contains:
- a CDS encoding IreB family regulatory phosphoprotein, producing the protein MGKDFTQTRLFNSEEIKREVIHSHLMTVANALDERGYNAVHQIAGYLISNDPAYISSHKGARSIIQQIDRDEIIEELVKFYLESK; encoded by the coding sequence ATGGGAAAAGATTTTACTCAAACACGTCTATTTAATTCGGAAGAAATTAAAAGAGAAGTTATCCATTCTCATTTAATGACAGTTGCTAATGCTTTAGATGAAAGAGGTTATAATGCAGTTCATCAGATTGCCGGTTATTTGATTTCTAATGATCCTGCTTATATTTCAAGTCACAAAGGAGCACGCTCAATTATTCAACAGATTGATCGTGATGAAATTATTGAAGAGCTTGTGAAATTTTATTTGGAGTCTAAATAG